The following are encoded together in the Streptomyces rapamycinicus NRRL 5491 genome:
- a CDS encoding ABC transporter ATP-binding protein — MTATVAPAQASRDDAVLDISGLVRHFTGPAGTVRAVDGVSLSIGRGEIVGLVGESGSGKSTVGRCAVRLDRPTAGQVTINGRDVTRLSKRALRPLRRDFHLVFQDPSSSLDPRMTVGAIVGQPLRLHRLASGDALRDRVAALLAQVGLRPELARRRPHELSGGQRQRVSIARALSVDPQLLVADEPTSALDVSVQASVLNLLADLQRERRFGCLFITHDLAAVEYLADRIAVMYLGQLVEQAPADELFADPKHPYTQALLSAAPVPNPAAQRSRARIVLSGELPSPLDPPSGCRFHTRCPLAVDRCRTEPPVLRRLAGGGGRRQVSCHLVADDGTAPDASAPEAPEDAAVL; from the coding sequence ATGACCGCCACCGTCGCGCCCGCGCAGGCGTCGCGGGATGACGCCGTGCTCGACATCAGCGGCCTCGTCCGCCACTTCACCGGCCCCGCCGGCACCGTCAGGGCGGTCGACGGGGTCAGCCTCAGCATCGGCCGGGGCGAGATCGTCGGCCTGGTCGGGGAGTCCGGCAGCGGCAAGTCCACGGTGGGGCGGTGCGCCGTACGGCTGGACCGGCCGACCGCGGGCCAGGTGACGATCAACGGCCGCGATGTGACCCGTCTTTCGAAGCGGGCGCTGCGTCCGCTGCGCAGGGACTTCCACCTGGTGTTCCAGGACCCGTCCTCCTCGCTCGACCCCCGGATGACCGTGGGCGCCATCGTCGGCCAGCCGCTGCGGCTGCACCGCCTGGCCTCCGGCGACGCCCTGCGTGACCGGGTCGCCGCGCTGCTGGCCCAGGTGGGGCTGCGGCCCGAACTGGCACGGCGGCGGCCGCATGAACTCTCCGGCGGGCAGCGGCAGCGGGTCTCCATCGCCCGCGCGCTGTCGGTCGATCCCCAGCTGCTGGTGGCCGACGAGCCGACGTCGGCGCTGGACGTCTCCGTCCAGGCGTCCGTGCTCAACCTGCTGGCGGACCTCCAGCGGGAGCGGCGGTTCGGCTGTCTGTTCATCACCCATGACCTGGCCGCCGTCGAGTACCTCGCCGACCGGATCGCCGTGATGTACCTGGGGCAGCTGGTGGAACAGGCCCCGGCCGACGAGTTGTTCGCCGACCCCAAGCATCCGTACACCCAGGCCCTGCTGTCCGCGGCCCCGGTGCCCAACCCGGCCGCGCAGCGGTCGCGTGCCCGGATCGTGCTCAGCGGGGAGCTGCCCAGCCCGCTGGATCCGCCGAGCGGCTGCCGCTTCCACACCCGCTGTCCGCTCGCCGTCGACCGCTGCCGCACCGAGCCGCCCGTGCTACGGCGACTCGCGGGGGGCGGCGGCCGTCGCCAGGTCTCCTGCCATCTGGTGGCGGACGACGGCACCGCGCCCGACGCCTCGGCCCCTGAGGCCCCTGAGGACGCCGCTGTCCTCTGA
- a CDS encoding ABC transporter substrate-binding protein, which translates to MLCVLVAGATAGCASLASPTAEVGADRMTDPRPARDGGTLTIALKSDPDKLDPTLASTAVGRTVFTAMCEKLYDVDAENRIVPQLAAAPPTTGDGGRTVTIKLRRGVRFADGTRMDAKAVKTSLDRHRTLTGSVRASELKPLTSVRAVGDDTVRLRLAKPYVPLLALLADRAGMVMSPTALKRHGKGFASHPTCVGPFRYAERVVGDRIVLDKDPNYYDADAVHLRRVIYRTITDGNVRLANLQSGDIQMGDQMDPVQVGRALTEPGLQLFHSPSLGYYGLTLNIGNTKGAGAPPGRIDTPIARDARVREAFDLSLDRDLINTIVFQGRYRPTCGPLPSGTPYATGSRCPARDLAKAKRLLKAAKVTTPVRVRLQISTTPEDNRLGQVIQAMAKEAGFAVSLTPTEFATGLEHSRAGDFQAATTNWSGRLDPAGNIDVFAGTGGAQNYGGLSDPAIDRLIAEGGATAAEPARKKIYARLVERVRAAHTVLYLIQPTNYVSVTKKVAGLKVFGDGLIRVKDAGYVKGGS; encoded by the coding sequence ATGCTGTGTGTGCTGGTCGCAGGCGCCACCGCCGGCTGCGCCTCCCTGGCCTCCCCCACGGCCGAGGTGGGCGCCGACCGGATGACCGACCCCCGGCCCGCCCGCGACGGCGGAACGCTCACCATCGCCCTCAAATCGGACCCGGACAAGCTGGATCCCACCCTGGCCAGCACCGCCGTGGGCCGGACCGTGTTCACCGCGATGTGCGAGAAGCTCTACGACGTCGACGCCGAGAACCGGATCGTGCCGCAGCTCGCCGCCGCCCCGCCCACGACTGGCGACGGGGGCCGCACCGTCACCATCAAGCTGCGGCGCGGCGTCCGGTTCGCCGACGGCACCCGCATGGACGCCAAGGCGGTCAAGACCTCCCTCGACCGGCACCGGACGCTGACCGGTTCCGTCCGCGCGAGCGAGCTGAAGCCCCTCACCTCGGTCCGGGCGGTCGGCGACGACACCGTACGGCTGCGGCTGGCCAAGCCGTACGTCCCGCTGCTCGCACTGCTCGCCGACCGCGCGGGCATGGTGATGTCCCCCACCGCGCTGAAGCGCCACGGCAAGGGCTTCGCGAGTCACCCCACCTGCGTCGGCCCGTTCCGCTACGCCGAGCGCGTGGTGGGCGACCGCATCGTGCTGGACAAGGACCCGAACTACTACGACGCCGACGCCGTCCACCTGCGGCGGGTGATCTACCGCACCATCACCGACGGCAACGTCCGGCTGGCGAACCTCCAGTCCGGCGACATCCAGATGGGCGACCAGATGGACCCGGTCCAGGTGGGCAGGGCGCTCACCGAACCCGGGCTGCAGCTGTTCCACTCCCCCTCGCTGGGCTACTACGGACTGACCCTCAACATCGGCAACACCAAGGGCGCCGGGGCGCCGCCGGGCCGGATCGACACCCCGATCGCGCGGGATGCGCGGGTGCGCGAGGCGTTCGACCTCTCCCTGGACCGCGACCTGATCAACACCATCGTCTTCCAGGGCCGCTACCGGCCCACCTGCGGCCCGCTCCCCTCCGGCACCCCGTACGCCACCGGGTCCCGCTGCCCGGCCCGCGACCTGGCCAAGGCCAAGCGGCTGCTCAAGGCCGCCAAGGTGACCACCCCGGTCCGGGTGCGGCTGCAGATCAGCACCACCCCGGAGGACAACCGGCTGGGCCAGGTCATCCAGGCCATGGCCAAGGAGGCGGGCTTCGCGGTGAGCCTGACGCCCACCGAGTTCGCCACCGGTCTGGAGCACTCCCGCGCGGGCGACTTCCAGGCGGCGACCACCAACTGGTCGGGGCGGCTCGACCCGGCGGGCAACATCGACGTGTTCGCCGGCACCGGCGGCGCCCAGAACTACGGCGGGCTCTCCGACCCCGCCATCGACCGGCTGATCGCCGAGGGCGGCGCCACGGCGGCCGAGCCCGCCCGCAAGAAGATCTACGCCCGGCTGGTGGAGCGCGTCCGCGCCGCGCACACCGTGCTCTATCTGATCCAGCCCACGAACTACGTCTCCGTGACGAAGAAGGTCGCCGGGCTGAAGGTCTTCGGCGACGGGCTGATCCGGGTCAAGGACGCCGGATATGTGAAGGGAGGGAGCTGA
- a CDS encoding ABC transporter permease, with protein sequence MSRLRLLTRNKLALTGAVAAAILVLIAVCAPLIAPYDPARPDFAAALHEPGWAHWLGTDDLGRDQLSRVVYGVRASLQIGLLAVALAFAAGVPLGLIAGYYGRFADSVVSRLTDTLLAFPFLVLAVGLATILGPSLMNATIAVGVSQIPAVIRITRAETLRLKHLDYVAAAVANGGGDSTVLFRHILPGALSALTVQATVGIPTAIIGEALLSFLGLGVQPPSPSLGVMLSSAQAYIAAAPWMAVFPGLAIIAATLAFNLLGDGLRDILDPQGDSR encoded by the coding sequence CTGTCCCGGCTGCGGCTGCTGACCCGTAACAAGCTGGCCCTCACCGGGGCCGTGGCCGCCGCGATCCTGGTGCTGATCGCGGTGTGCGCACCGCTCATCGCACCGTACGACCCGGCCCGCCCCGACTTCGCCGCCGCCCTCCACGAGCCGGGCTGGGCCCACTGGCTGGGCACCGACGACCTGGGCCGCGATCAGCTCTCCCGCGTCGTGTACGGGGTGCGGGCCTCGCTGCAGATCGGGCTGCTCGCGGTGGCGCTGGCCTTCGCGGCCGGGGTGCCGCTCGGGCTGATCGCGGGCTACTACGGGCGGTTCGCCGACTCGGTGGTCTCCCGGCTCACCGACACGCTGCTCGCCTTCCCCTTCCTGGTGCTGGCGGTGGGCCTGGCCACCATCCTCGGGCCGTCCCTGATGAACGCCACGATCGCGGTCGGCGTCTCGCAGATCCCCGCCGTCATCCGGATCACCCGGGCGGAGACGCTGCGGCTCAAACACCTCGACTACGTGGCGGCGGCCGTGGCCAACGGCGGCGGGGACAGCACCGTGCTCTTCCGCCACATCCTCCCCGGCGCCCTGTCCGCGCTGACCGTCCAGGCCACCGTGGGCATCCCCACCGCGATCATCGGCGAGGCGCTGCTGAGCTTCCTCGGCCTCGGCGTCCAGCCGCCGTCCCCCTCGCTCGGGGTGATGCTCTCCAGCGCCCAGGCGTACATCGCCGCCGCGCCCTGGATGGCGGTCTTCCCGGGCCTGGCGATCATCGCCGCGACGCTCGCGTTCAATCTGCTCGGGGACGGGCTGCGCGACATCCTCGACCCCCAGGGAGACAGCCGATGA
- a CDS encoding PucR family transcriptional regulator has protein sequence MHTPPSDMPFDRADRADRADDVLALARLATRRGAVREMLGWLARRTGGPAVLVGDTGRVLAGPGGEHDPAVARLAVGAAAEAAVELHRRGAASAVLGGGEGPPVHLIALDTGPRTYLAVVGPDAPHCGMLLADAARTLALCWRLEQSERARRRIESAEEHSREAVLHLLMVGSVPAAQRIAGALRPALPTVVQMYVIECPHARRREIVRRIDREAEGGAWIVPCPVRPNHVLALVPPEPGPGPATVRGDPHAGPAPLDLLIVRLVPECRVGVSAAVALRDTPTAYEQAIHALAVARNAPGRRAGFGGDVDVTVLAGPEGCAWASELLAPCLRYTPARRADPGPQELLGTLGSWLSFGGAASRHLKIHRNTLAARMRHLDELLGVEVSRSLAAQSAAWLALRLHTAPQAAAARAQAPPGRTATLDAVLGTTAAGTWARAQLRPLEQAGPTAGLETIRTWLRADARLPAAATALGISLPGARKRLTRAEDALGRSLLTAPSAKYELWLAMRALGSL, from the coding sequence ATGCACACCCCGCCCTCCGACATGCCCTTCGATCGGGCCGACCGCGCCGACCGCGCCGATGACGTTCTCGCCCTCGCCCGACTGGCCACCAGGCGCGGGGCGGTGCGGGAGATGCTCGGCTGGCTGGCCCGGCGGACCGGGGGTCCGGCCGTGCTGGTCGGGGACACGGGGCGGGTGCTGGCCGGGCCGGGCGGGGAGCACGACCCGGCGGTGGCGCGGCTCGCCGTCGGCGCCGCCGCCGAAGCCGCCGTCGAGCTGCACCGGCGCGGGGCGGCCTCCGCCGTGCTGGGCGGGGGCGAGGGGCCCCCGGTGCATCTGATCGCGCTCGACACCGGCCCCAGGACGTATCTCGCCGTCGTCGGGCCGGACGCTCCGCACTGCGGAATGCTGCTCGCCGACGCCGCCCGCACCCTCGCCCTGTGCTGGCGGCTGGAGCAGTCCGAGCGGGCGCGGCGGCGGATCGAGTCGGCCGAGGAGCACAGCCGGGAGGCGGTGCTGCATCTGCTGATGGTGGGCAGCGTGCCCGCCGCGCAGCGGATCGCCGGGGCGCTGCGCCCGGCGCTGCCCACGGTGGTCCAGATGTATGTGATCGAGTGTCCGCACGCCCGGCGGCGCGAGATCGTGCGGCGGATCGACCGCGAGGCGGAGGGCGGGGCGTGGATCGTGCCGTGTCCGGTGCGCCCGAACCACGTGCTCGCGCTCGTACCGCCCGAGCCGGGCCCGGGCCCGGCGACGGTGAGGGGTGACCCGCACGCGGGCCCGGCACCACTGGACCTGCTGATCGTCCGGCTGGTGCCCGAGTGCCGGGTCGGGGTGAGCGCGGCGGTCGCGCTGCGGGACACGCCGACCGCGTACGAGCAGGCCATCCACGCGCTGGCGGTGGCCCGTAACGCGCCCGGGCGCCGTGCGGGCTTCGGCGGCGACGTGGACGTGACCGTCCTGGCGGGCCCGGAGGGCTGTGCGTGGGCGAGCGAGCTCCTGGCGCCCTGTCTGCGGTACACACCGGCCCGCCGCGCCGACCCGGGCCCGCAGGAGCTGCTGGGCACGCTCGGGTCGTGGCTCAGCTTCGGCGGGGCGGCCAGCCGTCATCTGAAGATCCACCGCAATACGCTCGCGGCGCGGATGCGCCATCTGGACGAGCTGCTGGGCGTGGAGGTCAGCCGCAGCCTGGCCGCGCAGTCGGCCGCGTGGCTGGCGCTGCGGCTGCACACCGCGCCCCAGGCCGCGGCGGCCCGCGCCCAGGCCCCGCCGGGGCGCACGGCCACGCTGGACGCGGTGCTGGGCACTACCGCCGCCGGGACCTGGGCCCGGGCCCAGCTGCGCCCCCTGGAGCAGGCCGGTCCGACGGCCGGGCTGGAGACCATACGCACCTGGCTGCGCGCCGACGCCCGCCTCCCCGCCGCGGCCACCGCCCTCGGCATCTCACTCCCGGGCGCCCGCAAGCGCCTGACCAGGGCGGAGGACGCCCTGGGCCGCTCGCTGCTGACCGCGCCGAGCGCGAAGTACGAACTATGGCTCGCGATGCGCGCCCTGGGCTCGCTCTGA
- a CDS encoding DUF1330 domain-containing protein: MPAAYALAHLHGRSPHPDVIEYLERIQATLDPFHGRFLIHGDTLEVVEGEWPGSVVLIEFPGGMADAREWYASPAYQDILALRTDHTDGDVILADGVGPGYDPLERAEKLRSADPTGYAR; this comes from the coding sequence ATGCCCGCCGCCTACGCGCTCGCGCATCTGCACGGCCGCAGCCCGCACCCCGACGTCATCGAGTACCTGGAGCGGATCCAGGCCACCCTCGACCCCTTCCACGGCCGGTTCCTCATCCACGGCGACACGCTGGAGGTGGTCGAGGGGGAGTGGCCGGGCAGCGTGGTGCTGATCGAGTTCCCGGGCGGGATGGCGGACGCCCGCGAGTGGTACGCGTCGCCCGCCTACCAGGACATCCTGGCGCTGCGCACCGACCACACCGACGGCGATGTGATCCTGGCCGATGGTGTCGGCCCCGGCTACGACCCGCTGGAACGAGCCGAGAAGCTCAGGTCCGCCGACCCCACCGGGTACGCCCGCTAG
- a CDS encoding gamma-glutamyltransferase family protein yields the protein MFTTRPTLQGTHGMVSSTHWLASQSAMAVLEDGGNAFDAAVAAGFVLHVVEPHLNGPAGEVPIILAPAGGEPTVLCGQGPAPAGATIDHYTALGLDLVPGTGPLAAAVPGAFDAWMVLLRDHGTKRLAEVLRYAIGYAEHGHPAVERIGETVETVRELFETEWTTSAELYLPDGKSPTAGRLLTNPALAATWRRLIAEAEGAGPGRETQIEAARRVWREGFVAEELADAAARPAMDSSGHRNAGTMTGDDLAAFEATYEPPLRHFWNGWTVCKAGPWSQGPVLLQQLALLPYGLNEADLGTPDFLHLLIEGGKLAMADREAWYGDAADVPLAELLSRPYNDERRALIGEQASYELRPGHPGSRTPRLSKQALAAVARAASGADGPAAGPGGGEPTVGGGDLGLGLGGPAAGEPAVDRDGVTRGDTCHLDVVDRWGNMVAATPSGGWLQSNPVIPALGFPLGTRLQMTWLDPGLPNSLTPGRRPRTTLTPSLALRGDTPVMAFGTPGGDQQDQWSTHFFLGVALRAPVRSGLDLQGAIDAPNWHQESFPGSFHPRAMTAGRVVVEPRIGEPAIAELRRRGHDVVVGDPWSEGRLCAVARDPETGVLLAAANPRGAQGYAVGR from the coding sequence ATGTTCACCACCCGGCCCACCTTGCAGGGCACCCATGGCATGGTGTCCTCCACCCACTGGCTGGCCTCGCAGTCCGCCATGGCCGTCCTGGAGGACGGCGGCAACGCCTTCGACGCGGCCGTGGCCGCCGGGTTCGTCCTGCATGTGGTCGAGCCACATCTGAACGGCCCCGCCGGTGAGGTGCCGATCATCCTCGCCCCGGCGGGCGGCGAACCCACCGTGCTGTGCGGCCAGGGCCCGGCCCCCGCCGGAGCCACCATCGACCACTACACCGCGCTCGGCCTCGACCTCGTCCCCGGCACCGGCCCGCTCGCGGCGGCGGTGCCCGGTGCGTTCGACGCCTGGATGGTGCTGCTGCGCGACCACGGTACGAAGCGGCTCGCCGAGGTGCTGCGGTACGCCATCGGCTACGCCGAGCACGGCCATCCGGCGGTCGAGCGGATCGGGGAGACCGTCGAGACGGTGCGGGAGCTGTTCGAGACCGAGTGGACGACCTCGGCCGAGCTGTATCTGCCGGACGGGAAGTCCCCCACCGCCGGGCGGCTGCTCACCAACCCCGCGCTGGCCGCCACCTGGCGGCGGCTGATCGCCGAGGCGGAGGGGGCGGGGCCGGGGCGCGAGACCCAGATCGAGGCCGCCCGCCGGGTCTGGCGCGAGGGCTTCGTCGCGGAGGAACTGGCGGACGCGGCGGCCCGGCCCGCGATGGACTCGTCCGGGCACCGCAACGCCGGGACCATGACCGGGGACGACCTGGCCGCCTTCGAGGCCACGTACGAGCCGCCGCTCCGCCACTTCTGGAACGGCTGGACCGTGTGCAAGGCCGGGCCCTGGAGCCAGGGGCCGGTACTGCTCCAGCAACTCGCCCTGCTGCCGTACGGGCTGAACGAGGCAGACCTGGGCACGCCCGACTTCCTGCACCTCCTGATCGAGGGCGGCAAGCTGGCCATGGCCGACCGCGAGGCCTGGTACGGGGACGCCGCCGACGTTCCGCTGGCCGAACTGCTCTCCCGTCCCTACAACGACGAACGGCGGGCGCTGATCGGCGAACAGGCCTCGTACGAACTGCGCCCCGGGCACCCCGGGAGCCGTACGCCACGGCTGAGCAAGCAGGCGCTGGCCGCCGTGGCCCGCGCCGCGTCCGGGGCGGACGGACCGGCCGCCGGGCCCGGCGGCGGCGAACCCACGGTCGGCGGAGGCGACCTGGGCCTGGGGCTGGGCGGCCCGGCCGCCGGCGAACCCGCCGTCGACCGGGATGGGGTGACCCGGGGCGACACCTGCCACCTCGACGTGGTCGACCGCTGGGGCAACATGGTCGCGGCCACACCCAGCGGCGGCTGGCTGCAGTCCAACCCCGTCATCCCCGCGCTGGGCTTCCCGCTCGGCACCCGGCTCCAGATGACCTGGCTCGACCCCGGCCTGCCCAACTCCCTCACCCCCGGCCGCCGCCCCCGCACCACGCTCACCCCATCGCTCGCGCTGCGCGGCGACACCCCCGTCATGGCCTTCGGCACTCCCGGCGGCGACCAGCAGGACCAGTGGAGCACGCACTTCTTCCTCGGCGTCGCGCTACGGGCGCCGGTGCGCTCCGGACTGGATCTGCAGGGCGCCATCGACGCCCCCAACTGGCACCAGGAGTCCTTCCCCGGCTCCTTCCACCCCCGGGCGATGACGGCGGGCCGGGTGGTCGTCGAGCCCCGCATCGGCGAGCCCGCCATCGCGGAACTCCGCCGCCGCGGCCATGACGTCGTGGTCGGCGACCCCTGGTCGGAGGGCCGCCTGTGCGCGGTCGCCCGCGACCCGGAGACGGGCGTCCTGCTCGCCGCCGCCAACCCGCGCGGCGCGCAAGGCTACGCGGTGGGGCGCTGA
- a CDS encoding ABC transporter ATP-binding protein gives MTTSAAPPALSVRDLSVVFRTPTRVVHAVDGLSYDIAAGEVLAVVGESGCGKSVTSTAVMGLLPPTASVGGSVRLGGRELVGADESELRDVRGREIAMIFQEPMTSLNPVLTIGRQVGEVLRRHQGIGRREARERAVDLLDLVGIPAPAQRARDYPHQLSGGMRQRVMIAIAIACDPAVLIADEPTTALDVTVQAGILEVLQSLRERLGTAIVLITHDLGVVADTADRVLVMYAGRGVEQAPVDELFGAPRHPYTRGLLGAVPVPGRRRAEGGRGRLQEIPGLVPSLTEQPDHCTFQPRCSYADERCGEQRPPLRALRAPRAPRERDERREGYERYGRTGQPERSGPPERPEPHGQSERPEPSERPEPHEPHEAACWYPVPIHPEHRERPEEEAAS, from the coding sequence ATGACCACGTCCGCCGCGCCCCCTGCCCTGAGCGTGCGGGACCTGTCCGTGGTCTTCCGCACCCCGACCCGCGTGGTCCACGCGGTGGACGGGCTGTCGTACGACATCGCCGCCGGTGAAGTCCTGGCCGTGGTCGGCGAGTCCGGCTGCGGCAAGTCCGTGACCTCCACCGCCGTGATGGGGCTGCTGCCGCCCACGGCGAGCGTCGGCGGCTCCGTCCGGCTGGGCGGACGGGAGTTGGTGGGGGCGGACGAGAGCGAACTGCGGGACGTCCGCGGCCGGGAGATCGCGATGATCTTCCAGGAGCCGATGACCTCGCTGAACCCCGTCCTCACCATCGGCCGCCAGGTCGGCGAGGTCCTCAGGCGCCATCAGGGAATCGGCCGCCGTGAGGCGCGCGAGCGGGCCGTGGACCTGCTCGACCTCGTCGGCATCCCCGCCCCCGCCCAGCGGGCCCGCGACTATCCGCACCAGCTCAGCGGCGGAATGCGACAGCGGGTGATGATCGCCATCGCGATCGCCTGCGACCCCGCCGTGCTCATCGCCGACGAGCCCACCACCGCCCTGGACGTCACCGTGCAGGCGGGCATCCTGGAGGTGCTGCAGTCCCTGCGGGAACGGCTCGGCACCGCCATCGTGCTGATCACCCACGATCTGGGCGTGGTCGCCGACACCGCCGACCGGGTGCTGGTGATGTACGCGGGCCGGGGCGTCGAACAGGCCCCGGTGGACGAGCTGTTCGGCGCGCCCCGCCACCCGTACACCCGCGGGCTGCTCGGCGCGGTGCCGGTGCCCGGCAGGCGGCGGGCGGAAGGCGGGCGGGGACGGCTCCAGGAGATCCCCGGACTGGTGCCGAGCCTCACCGAACAGCCCGACCACTGCACCTTCCAGCCCCGCTGCTCCTACGCCGACGAGCGGTGCGGAGAGCAAAGGCCCCCGCTGCGGGCGCTGCGGGCGCCGCGGGCGCCGCGCGAGCGGGACGAGAGGCGCGAGGGGTACGAACGGTACGGGCGCACCGGGCAGCCCGAGCGCTCTGGGCCACCCGAGCGGCCCGAGCCGCACGGGCAATCCGAGCGGCCCGAGCCATCCGAGCGGCCCGAGCCGCACGAGCCGCACGAGGCCGCGTGCTGGTATCCGGTGCCGATACACCCTGAACACCGCGAACGCCCCGAAGAGGAGGCCGCCTCATGA
- a CDS encoding ABC transporter permease codes for MSYPIRRLGESLITLFLVSVVVFAGVRALPGDTATALAGEEPTPEAIAQIRESYGLDDNIVVQYVRYVRHAATGDLGVSSRTGLPVLDSVMEALPVTLELSALALLLAVVVGVGAGVVAAVRRGRPEEWLVNAVALLGLSVPAFWLGIVLVLAFAIAVPVFAASGFVPFGVDPMENLRHMVLPVIVLGSGLAAVVMRQTRAAMLGSLSADYVRTARAKGLSRRQVIMGHALRNSLVTVVTVLGLQLGHLISGAVVTEQIFVLPGFGKLTIDAVFSRDYAMVQGVVLFTSTAYILVNLLVDLAYSVIDPRIRLGGAQ; via the coding sequence ATGTCGTATCCGATCCGCCGTCTCGGCGAATCGCTGATCACGCTCTTCCTGGTCAGTGTCGTGGTCTTCGCCGGCGTACGGGCGCTGCCCGGCGACACCGCCACCGCGCTGGCCGGGGAGGAGCCCACGCCCGAGGCGATCGCCCAGATCCGCGAGAGCTACGGGCTCGACGACAACATCGTGGTGCAGTACGTGCGCTATGTGCGGCACGCCGCCACCGGCGACCTCGGGGTCTCCTCCCGCACCGGGCTGCCGGTCCTGGACTCGGTGATGGAGGCGCTGCCCGTCACCCTCGAACTGTCCGCCCTGGCCCTGCTGCTCGCGGTCGTGGTCGGCGTGGGCGCCGGGGTGGTGGCGGCGGTCCGGCGCGGCCGGCCCGAGGAGTGGCTGGTCAACGCGGTGGCGCTGCTGGGGCTTTCGGTGCCCGCCTTCTGGCTCGGCATCGTGCTCGTCCTCGCCTTCGCCATCGCCGTCCCGGTCTTCGCGGCCTCCGGTTTCGTGCCGTTCGGCGTGGACCCGATGGAGAACCTGCGCCATATGGTGCTCCCGGTGATCGTCCTCGGCTCCGGTCTGGCGGCGGTCGTGATGCGGCAGACACGCGCGGCCATGCTGGGCTCGCTGTCCGCCGACTACGTGCGCACGGCGCGCGCCAAGGGGCTCTCCCGGCGTCAGGTGATCATGGGCCATGCCCTGCGCAACAGCCTGGTCACCGTGGTGACCGTGCTCGGCCTTCAGCTCGGGCACCTCATCTCGGGCGCGGTGGTCACCGAGCAGATCTTCGTCCTGCCGGGCTTCGGCAAGCTCACCATCGACGCGGTCTTCTCCCGCGACTACGCGATGGTGCAGGGCGTGGTGCTGTTCACCTCGACCGCCTACATCCTCGTCAACCTCCTGGTTGACCTGGCCTATTCGGTGATCGACCCCCGTATCCGGCTCGGAGGTGCCCAGTGA